CGCGCACATCAAGAACCTCCGCGAGAAGCTCGGCGAGTTCGCCAAGCACATCCAGACGGTCCGCGGCGTCGGCTACCGGTTCGTCGAGGAAGCCGAAGCCGAGGCCTGAGGAGAGGGCCTAGGGGGCGGGGCGGTTCGCCTCGTGCCCCTTGCCCCGTCCCCTTCGCCCGTTCACCATGCGCTGGCGCAACGTCCGCGAACTGCTCTACCCGCGTCGGGCCTCGACCCAGACGTGGATGATGCTGACGTTCGCCCTGTTCGTGGGGCTGGCCGTCGTGGGCGTCGGGCTGTACTCGTTCCTGATCCTCCGCGGGCAGGTGCGGGACGCGGCCCGGCAGACGCTCCGCGAGGAGGCCGAGCGGTTCGCGGTCCAGCTCGAGGCCGAGCCGGACCGGACGGCCATGCTCGACCTCGGCCAGCAGATCGCCCGGCTGACGCAGATCGACGTGGCCCTCGCCACGCGCGACCGGGTCATCGGTGACTTCGGCCCGTCGACCGAGGCGGACGGACTCGGGGAGGCGACGCCGTTTTTCGAGCGCGAGGAGGTCGTCGAGGCGCTCGCGGCCGCCGACGACGTCGGGTTCGCCGAACGGCGTGGGCCGGACGGCGGGGCGCGGCTCTACCTCGCGCTGTACCGGCCCCAGACGGGTCTCCTGATCCGCCTCGGGGAGCCGGTGCCCCAGCTCCTCCGGGCGATCCAGTCGCTCCAGGCGGCGCTCACGATCGGGATGGCGCTCGCGCTCCTGACCGCGCTCATCGGCGCGTGGCTGGCGGCGCGGCAGGTCACGCGCCCGCTCGTCGCCATCACGCGGAGCGCGCAGCAGATCAACGAGGGCGACCTCGACGGCCGGATCTCGGTCAAGACGCGGGCCGCCGAGTTCCAGGACCTCGCCCGGAGCCTGAACCACATGGCCGGCCGGTTCCGCGCCGACATCCACGAGCTCCAGCGGATGCAGCGGGTCCAGAACGAGTTCATCGGGAACGTCTCGCACGAGGTCAAGAACCCGATCTTCGCCGTGTTCGGCTACCTCGAGGCGCTCGCTAGCGAGTCGCTCCCGGCCGAGCAGCGGAAGCGGTACGCGCAGAAGGGGCTCGCCAACCTCCAGCGGCTCAACACGCTCTTCTCGGACCTCATCGAGATCGCCAAGCTGGAGTACCGCGAGGACCAGATCCGGCCGACCGCGTTCGACCTCCAGGACCTCATCGGGGAGATCGGCGAGATGCTCGACCCGAAGGCCGAGGCGAAGGGCCTCGAGCTGACCTACGACAACGACGCCCTCTGGGTCGAGGCCGACCGGAACCGGATCCGCCAGGTCCTGACCAACCTGATCGACAACGCCATCGCGTACTCCGACGAGGGGACCGTCAAGTGCCGGATGCGGCGCCACCTCGACAAGGCGCGCGTGGAAGTCGTCGATACGGGCCGTGGGATCCCGGAGGACCACCTCGACCGGATCTTCGAGCGGTTCTACCGGGTCGACGCGGCGCGCTCCCGGAAGGAGGGCGGGACGGGGCTCGGGCTGGCTATCGTCAAGCAGATCCTGGAAGCCCACGGCTCGACGATCCACGTCGAGAGCACGAAGGGCCGGGGCACGCGGTTCTGGTTCGAGCTCCCGCTCGCGGAGACGGCGGGCGGCGACGGCGCCGTGACCCAGGCCAAGACCGAGACCGCCTGAGTGCCGCGGCCGTCGTCGCTCAAAAACCTCGGGCCGAAGAGTGACGAGATGCTCGCGGCCGTCGGGATCGAGACGGCCGACGACCTCCGCGAGGTGGGCGCGGCGATGGCCTACCGGATGATGCGCCACCGCTTCGGACCGGGCGTCAACCGGCTCGCGTTGTGGGCGCTGGCGGGCGCACTGCAGGACCGCCACTGGACCAGCTTCACCGACGCCGAGAAGGCCGCGCTCGACGCCGACGCCAGCGGTGACCTCGACGTGGGCACCGCCTGACCTCGTCCGCCTCGGTGCCGGGGCCGGAAGAGCTAGAGGCGCTGGAGTGCCCGGCCGGCGACCTCGTCGCCGACGGCGAGCGACGCCGTCGCCGCCGGGCTCGGTGCGTTGATGACGTGGACGGCCCGCGCCGTCTCCTCGATCACGAAGTCGTCGGCGAGCGTGCCGTCGGGGTGGAGGGCCTGCGCGCGGACGCCGGCCGGGGCTCGCTCCAGGTCCTGGCGCCGGAGCTGGGGGAGGAGCCGGCGGGCGGCCTTCCAGAACGTCGTCAGGCTGAGGGAGCGCGCGAGCTCGTCGAGGCCCGACCGGACGTGGCGGCGGGCGAGCCGACGGAACGCCGGCGAGGCGAGCGCCTCGCCCAGGTCGCGGGGGCGGACGGTCGAGAACCGGTAGCCGTCGCGCGCGAACGCCAGCGCCGCGCTCGGCCCGGCGTCGACCGTCCCGTCGACCCGGCGCGTGAGGTGGACGCCGAGAAAGGGAAGCGCGGGGTCCGGCACCGGGTAGATGAGGCCGCGGACGAGCTTGGCCGCGTCGGGCTTGAGGAGCGCGTACTCGCCGCGGAACGGGACGAGCTCGACCGACGGCGTGGCGCCGAAGAGCTTCGCCACGCGGTCGGCCCAGAGCCCCGCGCAGGTCACGAGGGCGCGCGCCTCGATGGCGCCGCCGTCCGTCTCGACCACGACGCCCGTGCTCGTCTCGCGTCCGCTCATGACCGCCGTGCCCGTGCGGATCTCGGCGCCGGCCTCCTCCAGCCGCTCGGCCATCCGGCGGGCGACCGCCGAGAAATCGGTGACGCCTGTCGACGGGACCCAGAGCGCGGCGACGCCCGCGGCGTGGGGCTCGCGCTCGCGGAGACCGTCGGCGTCGAGCCGCTCGGTGGCGACGCCGTTGGCGACGGCCCGCTCGGCGAGGGCGTCGAGGCGGGGGACCTCGTCGTCGGTCACGGCCACCACGACTTTCCCGGAGCGCGTCCACGGGATCCCCTCTTCGTCGCAGAACGCCTCCATCCGGGCCTTACCGGCCTGGCAGAGCGCGGCCTTCCGGCTTCCCGGGCGGTAGTAGAGGCCCGCGTGGAGGACGCCCGAGTTTCGCCCGGTCTGGTGGCAGGCGACGACGTCCTCTTTCTCGACGACGACGACGCGGAGGTCGGGCCGCGCCGCGAGCGCCGCGCGGGCCGTCGCCAGCCCGACGAGCCCGGCGCCGACGACCACGAGGTCGACCGCCACGCCTAGCGGACGAGGACGACGCGCGTGGTGCCCCGCGCCGTCTCGCCGCGGAGGCGGACGACGTACGTCCCGGCCGGCAGTCGGCGCCCGTCGATCCGGAGCTCCTGCCACTCGCCCTGCACCGCGACGCCCTCGAAGAGGACCTGGACGCGGCGGCCCGTGAGGTCGTACAGCTCGGCCGTCACGGACTGGGTCCGCTCAACGCGGAAGCGCGAGACCGTCGTGAGCGAGAACGGGTTCGGTCGGGCCGACTCGAACTCGACGCCCTCGACCCCGTCGACGGTCGAGAGCTCGAAGCCGATGGGGACGAGCATCGGACCGGCGATGTCGCACTCGAACGGGGAGCCGGCCGTGTGGAGCGCGCCGGAGCGGTACCAGAACACGGTGTCCTCGCCCTCGACCGACTCACCGTCGACGAAGGGCTCGAAGGCGAAGGCGCAGCCGGACGAGATCGTCTTCCCGTCGTCGATCTCGTCCATCTTGTAGCGGAGGACGAGCGCGTCGGTCTTCGAATACTCGTCGACGGGGAGGCGGAGGTCGGCGTCGCTCGGGCGGATCTCGTAGCCGATGCCCGTGGCGCCGTCGACCACGCTCCAGTACGTCGGGTCGGCGGTGCCTCCGAGCACGCGGGACGACTCGGTCGTGAAGACCTGGCCCTCGGTGCCCTCGGCCGCGAACTCGCGGACCACATCGTTTTTGGGCGTCCCGTCGAGGTCGAAGTCGAACCGCCAGTAGGCGTGGTGGCGGTGGCCGACGGAGGTGCAGACGGCGTCGGCGGCGGCGAACGAGAACTCGGGCCAGATCCGGCCGTCGGCGTAGAAATGCCACTTTATGCGGTAGCGATACCACCCGGCCTCGGTGTGGGCCGTGAGCACGAGCTCGTCGCCGTAGTCCTCGACGGCGATCCCCTCGAACAGGCCGACGTCACCGCCGGGCGAGGGGTTCGACGGGGTGTCGTTGGCCTCACAGGCTGTCTCCACGACGCCCGGCGCGCTCAGTGCGATGCCGGTCTGGATCGTGACCTCGCCCCCCGCACTGGCCCGGAACTCGCGGAACGTGCCGCAGTCGGTCACGACCGAGGCGTCGTCGCCGATCTCGATCGAGGCCTCGTCGTCCTGCCAGTCGCGAAAGCACCCGCAGCCGCCCTCATCGTACTCCACGTTGAGCACGGGCACGCCGGCGCGGGCCAGCACGGTCCGCCCGCGGTAGGTCACGTCGCGGATCTCGAGGCCGCTGCTGTTGAGGGTCGTCCGGTTGTTCGGCCGGTACACGTCGAACTCCCAGAGCGGGGCGTCGGCCGGCCACGCGATGTGGCCGTTGGGGACGGTCGCGGGCGGCGGGCCGTCGCCGTACGTGCCGTTCGTGGCGCACGTGGCGTCGGTCAGCCCGACCTGGGCGGAGGGGGAGAGCGCCAGGAGGGCGAGCGCGGCGGAGGCGAAGAGGGCGCGTGTCACTGGCGGCGGGACTGCTGGCGGGCGGCCGGGTGGGCCAGGTTGCTGTCGGCGTCCGCGTCGGCGTCGGCGTCGAGGACGCGGAGCGTGCGGAGGTCGACGACGGCGTAGCGGATCCGGCGGGCCGGGGCCTCGGGCGTCACCTCGAACACATCGACGGTCACGCACCGGCCGCCGGGGCCGCAGGGGTGGCCCGCCTCGCGGACGAGCGGGAAGCCGCCCTCGACGTGGACCTCGCCGCCGGCCGCGTCGATGAGCGGGGCCACCTCGGGGTGCCGCGCGACGAGGAGACGGGCCGCGTCCAACTCGGCCTCGGTCGGAGCGGCGACCGACGTCGAGCGGACGTCCCGGCTGAGCGTCGCGCCGTCGGCGTCGACGGTCTCGTCGGTATAGGTGCCCGCAACGGGGTCGTAGGTCACGGTCCGCGTGATGCGCGCGTGGGTGCCGTCGTCGGTCTTCACTGAATCCGTGACCGCGAACAGGACGCGGGGGGCACTCGCGTTGACGCGGAGAGCCTGCGCGCCCACGGCGGGCACGGTGAGAACCGCCAGCAGAGCGGCTACGAGCAGGCGATGGGCAGACATCTCGTGGGGGGGACGAGGACCCGCCAAGCTACGGGGGTCCTCGCGGAAACCCAATCCCCGCGCACTCGGGCACGCCGTCGTGCCCTTTCTCGGGCGGTCGGGCACCTCGGGGTGGGGGGGAGGCGTTAGACGCCCGCTTATCTTCGGCACGGGCCGTCGCAGCGTCTCGTGCGGTCGCCCCGTCTCTTTTCTCGTTCTCTCCGTTCCCCCGATGGCCTCCGACGATCGCCGCTCTGACGACTCCGCCAACGCCCGCTCGCACTTCACGACGCGGACGTTCCTGATGCCCGACGACGAACCCGGTGACGGGGCCGCCGTCGAGCACGAGGCCCCCGAGGCGTCGTTCGGTACGGGCGGCGTCGACGACGACACGCTCGACGCCGTGGTCGGTGGCGGGGCCCCGGTCTCGGACGAGCCCGCGGCGGAGGCGACCGGAGCCGAGGCGCCGGCCGGGCAGGAGCCCTCGTTCGTGTGGGCCGCCCCCGAAGTCCCCGAGTCGGTCCCCGAGGCGGAGGAGGAGCCCGCGGGCGCCTCCGGCACGGAGCCGACCTACGCCGCCGACGCGCCGCAGGTCATGGACCTCTCGGAGCTCAGCCCGGCCACCGAGACGCTCACGCCGTCTTTCTCTGAGAACGTTCCGGAAGCGCTGCCGGAGCCCGCCCCGTCCGCCTCGGGGCTGTCGCCAGTGGAGTCCGACACCGAGGATGCGGACCAGCCCGAGGACGCCGAGCCTTCCGCGTCGTTGGCGACGGCTGAAGTGGGAGATGCGTCACCGGCCGACGAGCCGGACGCCGCCGAGATCGACGAGCTCACCACGCCCCTGACGGCGCCGCTCGCCGAGTCGAAGCCGGAGGAGGCGTCTGGCGCGGAGGCGCCCGCGATGGCCGAGGCGGCGGCGTCGGACGATCCGCTTACCATGGAGCCTGAGGCCGCGGACGTGCCAGAGGACGATCTCGCTGCAGAGCCATCCGATAACGACCCGTTCCGCTCGGCCGGTGACGGAGCGCAGGCGTCCGCCTCCATCGTCGACGCCGGCGATGACGCGACGGACGCTGAACCCGCGGACGTTGTCGTGGAGGAAGAGGCCCACGACCCCATCGAGGCGGGCGTGGCCGACGAGATGGACGAGGCCGTCGGAGCGGAGCCCACGCTGGCGGACGACGAGCCCACCGACACGGACGAGGAGACGACGACCGCCGCGGTCGACGAGGCGTTCGAGATGCAGGCCGACGCCGGCAAGGCGGACGCGGACGGGGCCGGCGAGATCGAGGGGACCCTCGAGGTCGAGCCGCTCGGGCCGGAGGACTTCGACCCGGACGACCTCCGCGGCGTCCTCCGCACGATGATGCTCTCGCGGCGGCTCGACCAGAAGATGCTCAACCTGCTCAAGCAGGGGAAGGGCTTCTTCCACATCGGCTCGGCCGGCCACGAGGCCAGCCAGACGGCCGTCGCCCGCGAGTTCGAGGGCGGCTCCGACTGGTTCTGCTTCTACTACCGCGACCTCGCAACGGCGCTCACGGTCGGCATCACGCCGGACGAGGTGCTCCGCGCCCACTTCGGCAAGGCCGACGACGTGTTCGGCGGCGGGCGCCAGATGCCCGAGCACTTCGGCAAGCGCGAGCTCAACATCATGTCGACGTCGTCGTCGGTGGCGGCGCAGTACCTCCCGGCCGTCGGCTTCGCGCTGGCGTGCAAGCGGGAGGACGGCGAGGTCTCGGAGGACGCGCCCGGCCGGGCCGTCTACGCGTCCGGCGGCGAGGGCTCGACGAGCCAGGGCGCCTTCCACGAAGCGCTCAACTGGGCCGCCCGCGAGGCGCTTCCGGTCCTCTTCCACATCCAGGACAACAAGTACGCGATCTCGGTCCCGGTCGAGGAGCAGACGGCCGGCGGGTCGATCTGGCACCTCCTCGGCGGCTACGCCGGCCTCCAGCGGATCCGCTACGACGGGACCGATTTCTTCCAGTCA
This sequence is a window from Rubrivirga marina. Protein-coding genes within it:
- a CDS encoding sensor histidine kinase, with translation MRWRNVRELLYPRRASTQTWMMLTFALFVGLAVVGVGLYSFLILRGQVRDAARQTLREEAERFAVQLEAEPDRTAMLDLGQQIARLTQIDVALATRDRVIGDFGPSTEADGLGEATPFFEREEVVEALAAADDVGFAERRGPDGGARLYLALYRPQTGLLIRLGEPVPQLLRAIQSLQAALTIGMALALLTALIGAWLAARQVTRPLVAITRSAQQINEGDLDGRISVKTRAAEFQDLARSLNHMAGRFRADIHELQRMQRVQNEFIGNVSHEVKNPIFAVFGYLEALASESLPAEQRKRYAQKGLANLQRLNTLFSDLIEIAKLEYREDQIRPTAFDLQDLIGEIGEMLDPKAEAKGLELTYDNDALWVEADRNRIRQVLTNLIDNAIAYSDEGTVKCRMRRHLDKARVEVVDTGRGIPEDHLDRIFERFYRVDAARSRKEGGTGLGLAIVKQILEAHGSTIHVESTKGRGTRFWFELPLAETAGGDGAVTQAKTETA
- a CDS encoding TfoX/Sxy family DNA transformation protein is translated as MPRPSSLKNLGPKSDEMLAAVGIETADDLREVGAAMAYRMMRHRFGPGVNRLALWALAGALQDRHWTSFTDAEKAALDADASGDLDVGTA
- the lhgO gene encoding L-2-hydroxyglutarate oxidase; the protein is MAVDLVVVGAGLVGLATARAALAARPDLRVVVVEKEDVVACHQTGRNSGVLHAGLYYRPGSRKAALCQAGKARMEAFCDEEGIPWTRSGKVVVAVTDDEVPRLDALAERAVANGVATERLDADGLREREPHAAGVAALWVPSTGVTDFSAVARRMAERLEEAGAEIRTGTAVMSGRETSTGVVVETDGGAIEARALVTCAGLWADRVAKLFGATPSVELVPFRGEYALLKPDAAKLVRGLIYPVPDPALPFLGVHLTRRVDGTVDAGPSAALAFARDGYRFSTVRPRDLGEALASPAFRRLARRHVRSGLDELARSLSLTTFWKAARRLLPQLRRQDLERAPAGVRAQALHPDGTLADDFVIEETARAVHVINAPSPAATASLAVGDEVAGRALQRL
- a CDS encoding T9SS type A sorting domain-containing protein, producing the protein MTRALFASAALALLALSPSAQVGLTDATCATNGTYGDGPPPATVPNGHIAWPADAPLWEFDVYRPNNRTTLNSSGLEIRDVTYRGRTVLARAGVPVLNVEYDEGGCGCFRDWQDDEASIEIGDDASVVTDCGTFREFRASAGGEVTIQTGIALSAPGVVETACEANDTPSNPSPGGDVGLFEGIAVEDYGDELVLTAHTEAGWYRYRIKWHFYADGRIWPEFSFAAADAVCTSVGHRHHAYWRFDFDLDGTPKNDVVREFAAEGTEGQVFTTESSRVLGGTADPTYWSVVDGATGIGYEIRPSDADLRLPVDEYSKTDALVLRYKMDEIDDGKTISSGCAFAFEPFVDGESVEGEDTVFWYRSGALHTAGSPFECDIAGPMLVPIGFELSTVDGVEGVEFESARPNPFSLTTVSRFRVERTQSVTAELYDLTGRRVQVLFEGVAVQGEWQELRIDGRRLPAGTYVVRLRGETARGTTRVVLVR
- a CDS encoding thiamine pyrophosphate-dependent enzyme gives rise to the protein MASDDRRSDDSANARSHFTTRTFLMPDDEPGDGAAVEHEAPEASFGTGGVDDDTLDAVVGGGAPVSDEPAAEATGAEAPAGQEPSFVWAAPEVPESVPEAEEEPAGASGTEPTYAADAPQVMDLSELSPATETLTPSFSENVPEALPEPAPSASGLSPVESDTEDADQPEDAEPSASLATAEVGDASPADEPDAAEIDELTTPLTAPLAESKPEEASGAEAPAMAEAAASDDPLTMEPEAADVPEDDLAAEPSDNDPFRSAGDGAQASASIVDAGDDATDAEPADVVVEEEAHDPIEAGVADEMDEAVGAEPTLADDEPTDTDEETTTAAVDEAFEMQADAGKADADGAGEIEGTLEVEPLGPEDFDPDDLRGVLRTMMLSRRLDQKMLNLLKQGKGFFHIGSAGHEASQTAVAREFEGGSDWFCFYYRDLATALTVGITPDEVLRAHFGKADDVFGGGRQMPEHFGKRELNIMSTSSSVAAQYLPAVGFALACKREDGEVSEDAPGRAVYASGGEGSTSQGAFHEALNWAAREALPVLFHIQDNKYAISVPVEEQTAGGSIWHLLGGYAGLQRIRYDGTDFFQSAAAARAAMAHIRAGHGPVALHADLVRLLPHSSSDDHRKYREQEAIDADAARDPLPRFATRLVEAGVMTDEEVDALRDEVAAEVDRIAREVAAEPDPDPAEATSHVYFEGEDTRRYEADGETGDLVVMVDAINHAMAEEMERDERVLVYGEDVGGGKGGVFTATRGLTERFGRDRCFNSPLAENSIIGSAVGLAGAGYKPVVEIQFADYIWPGMQSLRNQVASMRYRSKGAWACPMVLRVPTGGYIHGGLCHSQNVEALFAHFPGLHVVLPSNAADAKGLLKTAIRGEDPVLFLEHKALYRQGPARRPEPHAEYLVPLGKAAIARAGTDLTIVTWGAIVYKALNVAKALEKEGVSVEVIDLRSILPLDAATVLQSVKKTGRALVAYEDHEFMGFGAEVAAQVADAAFGFLDAPVRRVAGAFSSIPYADVLEKVVLPQDDDVFTAARAVLDF